From one Perca flavescens isolate YP-PL-M2 chromosome 19, PFLA_1.0, whole genome shotgun sequence genomic stretch:
- the msantd1 gene encoding myb/SANT-like DNA-binding domain-containing protein 1 → MATEDGFSYLMAGHSEKHRRAPNWTDGEMKALLYVWEEHHNELKMSKRNAKVYEKMSQRFFQLTGEQRFKEEIKMKITNMSFQYRRLKTVAGESGETPDWPYYKAIEKILSKPLENGRVTSLEFQASVAGPSTSSQSTDNLVPQSEEGMLGFLPEYTGSSDEMEIKQELDSLSSDSEHTLGSSSHPTSARKRHANKHLSMKRKKLRVMQAMFQQQKRSSRAIEETCREVRRVMHQQNLLQVQCLQLQERMMNLLEKMIQPPSAMSASWSQSGVKDPVKP, encoded by the exons atggcAACAGAGGACGGTTTCAGCTACCTCATGGCAGGTCACAGTGAGAAACACAGGCGGGCCCCGAACTGGACTGACGGTGAAATGAAAGCCCTCCTGTACGTGTGGGAGGAACACCACAACGAATTGAAAATGAGCAAGAGGAACGCCAAGGTTTACGAGAAGATGTCCCAGAGGTTTTTCCAGCTGACTGGAGAGCAGCGTTTCAAAGAGGAGATCAAGATGAAAATCACCAACATGTCATTTCAGTACAG GCGACTGAAAACTGTAGCTGGTGAAAGTGGGGAGACGCCGGACTGGCCGTATTATAAGGCCATTGAGAAGATCCTCTCCAAGCCGCTGGAGAACGGGCGGGTGACCTCTCTGGAGTTCCAGGCCTCTGTTGCAGGtccctccacttcctcccagtCAACAGACAACCTGGTGCCCCAGTCAGAGGAGGGCATGCTGGGATTTCTGCCAGAGTACACAGGCTCCTCAGATGAGATGGAGATAAAACAAGAGCTGGACTCTTTGAGCTCTGACAGTGAGCACACACTGGGCTCCAG CTCTCACCCTACTTCAGCCAGAAAAAGACATGCCAACAAGCACCTGTCCATGAAGAGAAAGAAACTGCGGGTGATGCAGGCCATGTTCCAGCAACAAAAAAGGTCGAGCCGGGCCATAGAGGAGACATGCAGGGAGGTCCGTCGAGTCATGCATCAACAGAACCTCCTCCAGGTCCAgtgtctgcagctgcaggaacGTATGATGAACCTTCTGGAGAAGATGATCCAGCCTCCCTCTGCCATGTCAGCATCATGGAGTCAAAGTGGGGTCAAAGATCCAGTGAAGCCATGA